A window of Streptomyces sp. NBC_01689 genomic DNA:
CCCGCACGAGAAGGTCGGCACCGACACCGACGGCGGCGGCCTGGCGGTCCTCTGGGGCTCCCCGAGCGGCCTCACCGGCAAGGGCGTGAACATCGCCGACCCGGCCGCCTCCTCGCACGACATGTGGGGCAAGAACCTGGCCGCGGGCGACTTCGACGGCGACGGCAAGGCGGACCTGGCCGTCGGGAGCACGTCGAGCACCATCTACGTCTACAAGGGCGGCATCACCACGGGCGGAGCGGCCGGCCGCGCCCGCACCACCGTCAAGCCCCCGATCCAGTCCGGCGGCACCGCCCGCGGTCCGCTGAACCTGACCGCCGGCGACATCAACGGCGACGGCCGCACCGACCTGGTGGTCGACGGCTTCGAGACCAAGACCGACTACGGCTGGAACACGAACTACTACGTGCCCGGCACGGCGAACGGCCTGAACGTCTCCGCCGCGAAGACCCTGAAGACCGGCATCATCACGGCCATCGGTGACATCAACGGCGACGGCTACGGCGACATCGTCAGCGGCGCGCCCTGGGACAACACCAAGCTCAGCGACGGCACGACCCCTCCGGACTCCGCCTACGGCGGGAAGGTGAACATCACCTACGGCTCGGCGTCCGGTCCCGCCTCGACCACCGGGATCAGCCAGGACACCGGCAGCGTGCCCGGCACCGCGGAGAAGAACGACAGCTTCGGCTACGAGCTCGACCTCGGCGACATCAACCACGACGGTTACCAGGACCTCGTGGTCAGCACGGCGTTCGAGGACATCGACGGCCACGCGGACGCCGGCATGGTCACCGTCCTGTACGGCTCCACGCACGGCGTCAACACCTCCTCCGGCGCGCAGGCCTTCACGCAGAGCACCCCGGGTGTCCCGGGCAACGACGAGAAGGGCGACCTCTTCGGCCTGGACGTCAAGCTCGACGACGTGACCGGCGACGGCAGGGCCGACCTCCTGGTGGGCTCGGACGAGAACTCCAGTGACGGCACGGTCACCTACCTCCCCTCCAACGGCACCAAGATCACCACGACCGGCTCCCGCTCCGTCTGGCCGGCCGACGCGGGCGTCTCGACCACGGGCACCCCGGGCTTCGGCGCCAACTTCGCGGACTGAGTCCGCGTTCGGCGAAGGACCACACGGTCCGGTGCGATCCGGCGCGGGGCGGGGGCCCGCGCCGGGGCTGCCGGCGTTCACCGGTCGCGGCCCGCACGACCCGTACGGCCGTGTGTCCGGCAACGGACGTCCGGGGCGGGCGCGCGGGGCGGACGCGTACGGGGGCCCTCACCGGCCGGGCCGCCCGTCTCCCACCCCCGCCTCCGGCGCCCCGCGCGCTGCAACGTCCCTCGTGAGGGCCCCCGGACACCCCGCGGAAAACACCCGTTCGGCCCTTGCGCGGCCCCTTAGGGGATGTCACAGCTCGGACCCAAACCCCGGTCCTGGGGCCCGTGTCCGGCACGTCACCGTGCGGGACCAGGTACGTTCGAT
This region includes:
- a CDS encoding FG-GAP and VCBS repeat-containing protein, translated to MHKQHPHHPSRALRLALATATAAALTGGLLTIAATTATAADSTTVPAADFNGDGIGDVAFSAAGAYVSGHKTAGQVVALYGTATGVSAAKRSTISQNTAGVPGTAEAGDAFGSETAYADFNGDGYDDLAVSSPHEKVGTDTDGGGLAVLWGSPSGLTGKGVNIADPAASSHDMWGKNLAAGDFDGDGKADLAVGSTSSTIYVYKGGITTGGAAGRARTTVKPPIQSGGTARGPLNLTAGDINGDGRTDLVVDGFETKTDYGWNTNYYVPGTANGLNVSAAKTLKTGIITAIGDINGDGYGDIVSGAPWDNTKLSDGTTPPDSAYGGKVNITYGSASGPASTTGISQDTGSVPGTAEKNDSFGYELDLGDINHDGYQDLVVSTAFEDIDGHADAGMVTVLYGSTHGVNTSSGAQAFTQSTPGVPGNDEKGDLFGLDVKLDDVTGDGRADLLVGSDENSSDGTVTYLPSNGTKITTTGSRSVWPADAGVSTTGTPGFGANFAD